TGCTAATCGAGAAAGCCTGATGCAAAAAGACCTGGCTGGTGTAATATCATCGGTAATACCTGAAATTAAGGCAGAAAAAGCCAAACCGGTGATTGAAAAAATATCACCTCATTACACCTTACCGAGAACAAGCACTCAGGATGCGGGAATTGTACGTCTTGCTTTACCCGATGGTCACCAGCAGGCGCATGTTAAAAAAATACTGGATCGAGCCGGAATAGAAATATCTGACTATCCATCAAGTACTGGCAAACGGCGCCCGACTTCCAATATTGAAGGGATCTCGATAAAAGTTATACGTCCCCAGGATATGCCTCTTCAGGTGGCAAACGGGAGGTTCGATGTCGCGATAACCGGGCGAGACTGGCTGACCGATCACCTGTATAAATTCCCTACTAGCCCATTGGTGGAATTGCTTGATTTGAAATATGGTAAAGTAAGGATTGTTGCGGTAGTAGATGCAAAACTTGGGGTAAAAACCGTCACCGAATTATTAGCTGTACGCCAGGAAAGTGGTAAACCGTATCGTATAGCTACAGAATATATCAATATAGCTGACCGCTACGCCCAGGAAAAACGCCTGGGTCGTTATTGTATTATACCAACATGGGGAGCAACCGAGGCTTTTATACCAGAAGATGCAGACATGTTGATTGAGAATACAGAAACTGGCGGTACAATTGCCCGCCATAATTTGGAAATAATTGATACCCTTTTTATTTCCACAGCATGTTTGATTGGCCGAAGGGAAGACAAAGAAGAACCAGCAAAAAAGGCAATAATAGACAAGTTTGCCACACTACTGAAACAAGGATTAATCGAGGGCTGATATGAAGCGCGCAGTTGGATTTGAAGAAGCTTCCAGGCTGCTGGACAGGCAGCGAGCGGGTAGTGATTATGTTTTAAGCCCACGCCTGAAGCAAAGCTTGATGGCTATGTTTGGTGTGGAGACCGCTGATGAGGCGGTTAAAATTATTTTAGAAGAAGTACGCTCAGGGGGTGATCAAGCTTTATTTGAACTGGGCAGAAAAATTGATAAAGTTGAACTTCGGCATCTGGAAATCGGGGTTGACGAAATCAAGAAAGCCGTTTCTGAAGTACAGCCCGAAGTATATTCTGCATTAAAAATAGCGGCTGCTAAAATTAAAGAATTTCATGATGCCCAGCGAAACGCCATCCCAAATAAAATAGAAGTAAATGGATGCTGCCAGATTACTATGCCGTTACGGCGGGTTGGTGTATATGCTCCGGGTGGTACCGCCAGCTATCCCTCAACTGTATTGATGACTGCGATTCCGGCAAGGTGCGCGGGAGTCAATGAGGTAGTTCTCGCCACTCCTCCCGGCAAAGACGGTAAAATACCTGCAATTACGCTGGCAGCGGCCGAGATAGCGGGAGTTGATAGCGTATTTGCCATTGGTGGCGCCCAGGCGATAGCAGCCCTGGCTTATGGCACCGATACTATTAAAGCTGTCGATAAAATCTGTGGACCTGGAAATATCTTTGTAATGCTGGCAAAAAAACAGATATTTGGTACGGTTGATATCGATGGATTGCAAGGGCCAAGCGAAGTTCTCATAATCGCTGACGAGATGAGCAATCCCGGTTTTATCGCTGATGAAATACTAGCCCAGGCTGAACATGATGCGCTGGCTCAATCGATACTGGTTACAACTTCCGCCACTTTGGCTGATATGGTTGAGTCGCTGCTCAAAGAAAAATTGGCAGATTCTAATCGGGCTGAGATTACCAGTCATTCCATAGAGAGTGTTGGGATAATAGCGGTT
The nucleotide sequence above comes from Dehalococcoidales bacterium. Encoded proteins:
- the hisG gene encoding ATP phosphoribosyltransferase, which produces MIRIALPKGPLLGETAELLQNTGWGLDDYSKNARLYRLKAEKFPGAQIKILQDKDIPIQVSVGNYDVGICSKEWVEELASRYPSSSLVKLKPLGYGGRLLFAAVSPDSSFNHVRDLLNCNKAIRIASEYPNIAQSFASSLRLRHFLIFPVWGGAEGYPPDDADVVIISADNPEDVARRGLKPLQQVLYSEAMLVANRESLMQKDLAGVISSVIPEIKAEKAKPVIEKISPHYTLPRTSTQDAGIVRLALPDGHQQAHVKKILDRAGIEISDYPSSTGKRRPTSNIEGISIKVIRPQDMPLQVANGRFDVAITGRDWLTDHLYKFPTSPLVELLDLKYGKVRIVAVVDAKLGVKTVTELLAVRQESGKPYRIATEYINIADRYAQEKRLGRYCIIPTWGATEAFIPEDADMLIENTETGGTIARHNLEIIDTLFISTACLIGRREDKEEPAKKAIIDKFATLLKQGLIEG
- the hisD gene encoding histidinol dehydrogenase; translated protein: MKRAVGFEEASRLLDRQRAGSDYVLSPRLKQSLMAMFGVETADEAVKIILEEVRSGGDQALFELGRKIDKVELRHLEIGVDEIKKAVSEVQPEVYSALKIAAAKIKEFHDAQRNAIPNKIEVNGCCQITMPLRRVGVYAPGGTASYPSTVLMTAIPARCAGVNEVVLATPPGKDGKIPAITLAAAEIAGVDSVFAIGGAQAIAALAYGTDTIKAVDKICGPGNIFVMLAKKQIFGTVDIDGLQGPSEVLIIADEMSNPGFIADEILAQAEHDALAQSILVTTSATLADMVESLLKEKLADSNRAEITSHSIESVGIIAVIDTLEQAINLANMYAPEHLVVDVRTADVDVKKFISAGCIFTGSHPTVPMGDYVSGPSHALPTSGTARFSSPLNVSDFIRCYNVVNVDENMLRELGPSAIVIARSEGLTAHARAVENRLKSIGGI